The Pogoniulus pusillus isolate bPogPus1 chromosome 3, bPogPus1.pri, whole genome shotgun sequence nucleotide sequence gcagcagcagcagcagcagcagcagcagcagcagcagcagcagcagggccatggAGCAGTACTTCTCGGCCACCCAGAAGATGGAGCAGGAGGTGATGTTCCCCAGCCTGCTGCGAGGAGTCTTCCCgcaggaggagggggcagccccGAGCACGGAAGGCAGCGCAGACCTCTACGAGCGCTACCAGCAGCTGAAAGCCATCAAGCCCATGGTGGAGAAGGGCCTGGCCGGTGTCGGCgagcagggccagagcagcGCCCCCGCGGAGCGC carries:
- the LOC135173383 gene encoding thyroid hormone-inducible hepatic protein-like; the protein is MEQYFSATQKMEQEVMFPSLLRGVFPQEEGAAPSTEGSADLYERYQQLKAIKPMVEKGLAGVGEQGQSSAPAERSAAPADADPTDAELEERLSRHLAGLQQVLSHLTRDTTALTRRYSQILEQISPGEGQPSW